A stretch of Cucumis sativus cultivar 9930 chromosome 2, Cucumber_9930_V3, whole genome shotgun sequence DNA encodes these proteins:
- the LOC101221106 gene encoding protein PHOSPHATE-INDUCED 1: MASSTFITSMVRFFIAISLFQISASRMLSEFIPDQTQSLKYHNGALLSGKISVNLIWYGKFKPSQKAIVSDFISSLSSSRPQVTEPSVSTWWKLTEKYYKKKSSPLFLNLGKQILDENYSLGKSLTNKQILQLASKGEQRNAINVVLTASDVTVDGFCMSRCGTHGFGSTVRRGRGGVKGKNYKFAYIWVGNSETQCPGHCAWPFHQPMYGPQSPPLIAPNGDVGMDGMIINLASLLAGTATNPFGNGYFQGPAEAPLEAASACTGVYGKGAYPGYAGELLTDSVTGGSYNANGGGRKYLLPALYDPSTSACSTLV, encoded by the coding sequence atggcttCCTCTACTTTTATTACATCAATGGTCCGCTTCTTCATAGCTATCTCCCTCTTCCAAATCTCCGCCTCGCGTATGCTAAGCGAGTTCATTCCCGACCAAACCCAATCTCTTAAATACCACAATGGAGCTCTTCTTTCCGGCAAAATCAGTGTCAATCTCATTTGGTATGGCAAGTTCAAGCCTTCCCAAAAAGCAATCGTCTCCGATTTCATCagctctctctcttcctctcgcCCTCAAGTCACTGAACCATCGGTTTCCACTTGGTGGAAACTGACGGAGAAGTATTACAAGAAGAAATCGAGTCCCCTGTTTCTCAATCTCGGCAAGCAAATCTTGGATGAGAATTACTCGTTGGGGAAATCACTAACCAACAAACAAATCCTTCAATTGGCTTCAAAGGGTGAGCAAAGAAACGCCATTAATGTCGTTTTAACAGCTTCTGATGTTACTGTCGATGGGTTCTGTATGAGCCGTTGTGGAACTCATGGGTTTGGTTCTACCGTCCGCCGAGGCAGGGGTGGAGTCAAAGGAAAGAACTATAAGTTTGCTTACATTTGGGTTGGAAATTCCGAGACGCAATGCCCTGGACATTGTGCTTGGCCATTTCATCAGCCGATGTATGGACCTCAATCGCCTCCATTGATTGCTCCTAACGGCGATGTGGGAATGGACGGAATGATTATTAACCTTGCTAGTCTTCTGGCTGGAACTGCCACAAATCCGTTTGGTAACGGATATTTTCAAGGTCCGGCGGAGGCGCCATTAGAGGCAGCGTCTGCATGTACTGGGGTTTATGGGAAAGGGGCTTACCCTGGCTACGCTGGGGAGTTGTTGACGGATTCAGTCACCGGTGGAAGCTATAATGCTAATGGCGGTGGACGGAAATATCTGCTTCCAGCTTTATACGATCCTTCTACATCGGCTTGTTCGACTttagtttaa
- the LOC101220873 gene encoding serine/threonine-protein phosphatase 2A activator produces MEQPHSHQSLLSPETSCPPASSSSSSAHDNSTGACGTCRKCGGPTTFAPPPPSWSSEVPLPPNYRPIRAPAINLPPNEQSRQAIILSPVPQSEKVLPVAPPFLFQAPSKKIQSPDHIRSFNDSDSGKNFLGFVVALSESMRGHKISDPCHESDTVNNIISILHTLIDWVDEIPPTEQAARYGNVSYRTWHSRLVENSEDFMIRLLPDDWRSATVELIPYFTDSFGNSSRIDYGTGHETNFAAWLYCLARLGLIKEEDYHAVVARVFVKYLELMRKLQLVYSLEPAGSHGVWGLDDYHFLPFIFGSSQLIDHKYMKPKSIHNPDILDNFSSEYLYLSCIAFVKKVKKGLFAEHSPLLDDISGVPAWKKVNSGLLKMYKAEVLEKVPIMQHFLFGWLIKWE; encoded by the exons ATGGAACAGCCGCACTCTCATCAATCCCTCTTATCGCCGGAAACTTCATGCCCACCggcctcttcttcttcctcctccgcCCACGATAATTCTACTGGCGCATGTGGAACCTGCCGCAAATGTGGCGGCCCTACCACTTTTGCACCGCCGCCTCCGTCTTGGTCCTCGGAAGTTCCACTGCCTCCAAACTATCGACCTATTAGAGCTCCGGCCATCAATCTCCCTCCGAATGAACAGTCTCGGCAAGCCATAATTCTTTCACCAGTTCCTCAATCGGAGAAGGTACTTCCCGTTGCgcctccttttctttttcaagctCCTTCCAAGAAAATCCAATCGCCCGACCATATCCGTAGCTTTAACGATTCTGATTCCGGCAAGAATTTTCTAGGTTTTGTTGTTGCCCTCTCTGAATCCATGCGTGGCCACAAAATATCTGATCCTTGTCACGAATCGGACACAGTGAATAACATTATTTCAATTCTTCATACGTTGATTGATTGGGTTGATGAAATTCCTCCCACCGAGCAAGCAGCTCGATACGGCAATGTTTCGTACCGAACTTGGCATTCTCGCTTGGTCGAAAACAGCGAGGATTTCATGATACGGCTTCTTCCCGACGATTGGAGATCCGCCACTGTTGAATTAATCCCGTATTTTACTGATAGCTTCGGAAATTCGAGCCGTATCGATTATGGCACGGGTCACGAAACTAATTTCGCTGCCTGGTTGTATTGCTTGGCGCGGTTGGGGcttattaaagaagaagattatCATGCTGTTGTGGCTAGAGTGTTCGTTAAGTACCTTGAGTTAATGAGAAAGTTGCAATTGGTTTACAGTTTGGAGCCGGCGGGATCACACGGAGTTTGGGGTCTTGACGACTACCATTTCTTACCTTTCATTTTCGGGTCCTCTCAATTGATTGACCACAAATATATGAAACCCAAATCTATTCACAATCCGGATATATTGGATAACTTTTCTTCTGAGTATCTCTATCTCTCATGTATTGCTTTCGTGAAGAAAGTGAAGAAGGGTCTGTTTGCAGAGCACTCTCCTTTACTGGATGATATCAGTGGGGTTCCTGCTTGGAAGAAGGTGAACAGCGGGTTGCTCAAAATGTATAAAGCGGAGGTGTTGGAGAAAGTTCCTATCATGCAACATTTTCTCTTCGGCTGGCTCATCAAATG GGAATAA